A genomic window from Bubalus bubalis isolate 160015118507 breed Murrah chromosome 11, NDDB_SH_1, whole genome shotgun sequence includes:
- the LOC102390956 gene encoding olfactory receptor 1509, translated as MDALNQTRVTQFVFLGLTDNWVLEILLFMAFSVMYVLTLLGNILIMVTIVLTPRLHIPMYFFLSNLSFIDICHSSVTVPKMLEGLLLERKTVSFDNCIAQLFFLHLFACAEIFLLTVMAYDRYVAICAPLHYPNVMDMRVCVQLVFALWLGGTIHSLVQTFLTIRLPYCGPNVIDSYFCDVPSVIKLACTDTYLTGMLIVSNSGTISLFCFLALVTSYMVILVSLRKQSAEGHRKALSTCSAHFMVVALFFGPCIFLYTHPDTNFFSDKVVSVFYTIVTPVLNPLIYTLRNEEVKNAMKHLRQRQVFSMKSCT; from the coding sequence ATGGATGCTCTAAACCAAACAAGAGTGACTCAATTTGTCTTCTTGGGACTCACTGATAACTGGGTACTGGAGATATTACTTTTCATGGCATTCTCAGTCATGTATGTGCTAACCCTTTTGGGGAACATTCTGATCATGGTTACCATAGTCTTAACTCCACGTCTTCATAtccccatgtatttcttcctgagcaatctgtcctttattgacatCTGCCACTCATCTGTCACAGTGCCCAAGATGCTGGAGGGTTTGCTTTTGGAGAGGAAGACCGTTTCCTTTGACAATTGCATTGCACAGCTCTTCTTCCTACATCTGTTTGCCTGTGCTGAGATCTTTCTGCTGACCGTTATGGCCTATGATCGTTATGTAGCCATCTGTGCGCCATTACACTACcccaatgtgatggacatgagggTCTGCGTACAGCTTGTTTTTGCTCTCTGGTTGGGGGGTACCATTCACTCACTGGTGCAGACCTTCTTGACCATTCGCCTACCTTACTGTGGCCCTAATGTAATTGATAGCTACTTCTGTGATGTTCCTTCTGTCATCAAGCTGGCCTGCACAGATACATATCTCACAGGAATGCTGATTGTATCCAATAGTGGAACCATctccctcttctgttttctggctTTGGTCACCTCCTACATGGTCATCTTGGTTTCTCTTAGAAAACAGTCAGCTGAAGGGCACAGGAAAGCCCTGTCTACCTGCTCAGCCCACTTCATGGTGGTTGCCCTCTTCTTTGGGCCATGTATATTCCTCTACACTCACCCAGACACCAACTTCTTCAGTGACAAGGTGGTATCTGTCTTCTACACGATAGTCACCCCTGTGCTGAATCCCCTCATTTACACCTTGAGGAATGAGGAAGTAAAAAATGCCATGAAGCATCTCCGACAGAGGCAGGTTTTTTCCATGAAATCGTGTACATGA
- the LOC102389731 gene encoding olfactory receptor 4E1: MEEAVLLNQTTVVTYFRLRGLSINQNVQMAAFAMFLVFYVLTLIGNILIVITIIDDHHLHTPMYFFLSNLSFIDVCHSTVTVPKMLIDTWSEEKLISFDACVTQMFFLHLFACTEIFLLTVMAYDGYVAICKPLQYMTVMSWKVCVLLVVALWTGGTIHSIALTSLTIKLPYCDPDEIDNFFCDVPQVIKLACTDTHIIEMLIVSNSGLISVVCFVVLVVSYAVILVSLRQQISEGRRKALSTCAAHLTVVTLFLGHCIFIYSRPSTSLPEDKVVSVFFTAVTPLLNPIIYTLRNEDMKNALNKLMGRVKGREKK, encoded by the coding sequence ATGGAAGAGGCTGTTCTACTCAATCAAACAACTGTAGTGACATATTTTCGGCTCAGAGGTTTATCTATCAATCAGAATGTGCAGATGGCTGCATTTGCCATGTTCCTTGTTTTCTATGTCCTGACACTGATTGGAAACATCCTCATCGTCATAACTATTATCGATGACCATCATCTCCATACCcccatgtatttctttctcaGCAACCTATCCTTTATCGATGTGTGCCACTCCACTGTCACTGTCCCCAAGATGCTGATAGACACCTGGTCAGAGGAGAAGCTCATCTCCTTTGATGCCTGTGTAACTCAGATGTTCTTCCTGCACCTCTTCGCCTGCACAGAGATCTTTCTCCTCACTGTCATGGCTTATGATGGGTATGTGGCTATTTGCAAGCCCCTGCAGTACATGACAGTGATGAGCTGGAAAGTGTGTGTGCTGCTGGTTGTGGCCCTCTGGACAGGGGGTACCATCCACTCCATAGCGCTGACCTCGCTCACCATCAAGCTGCCCTACTGTGATCCTGATGAGATAGacaatttcttctgtgatgtgcCTCAGGTGATCAAACTGGCCTGCACTGATACCCACATCATTGAGATGCTCATCGTCTCCAACAGTGGGCTGATCTCCGTGGTCTGTTTTGTGGTCCTTGTGGTGTCCTACGCAGTCATCCTGGTGAGTCTGAGGCAGCAAATCTCAGAAGGCCGGCGGAAGGCCCTGTCCACCTGTGCAGCCCACCTCACTGTGGTCACACTCTTTCTGGGACACTGCATCTTCATCTATTCCCGTCCATCCACCAGCCTCCCAGAGGACAAGGTGGTGTCTGTGTTTTTCACCGCTGTCACACCCCTGCTGAACCCTATCATCTACACCCTTCGGAATGAAGACATGAAAAATGCCTTGAACAAGTTAATGGGGAGggtgaagggaagagaaaaaaaatga